The DNA region ataaggaaagatatcaaatcttttcttaatcttttgtagaaggatataaaatgaaagatttaaattttaaactctcttttaaaaccatggaatccacataagaaaaattttaaaataaaaatccttttaatttgcttagggtcggccacaccatgcttgggctccaagcattagctggccacctacttggctcatcctattggtcttggccggccctagcttgagctccaagctaacttggtcggccaccttaggatgggtataaaggtgggtataggtgggtataatactttataaataagaggctacgatagggaccgagaggaggaattggttttggtctcccgatgaaattaagcttcccgtgtttgccccgaacacccaacttaatttcatcaataataattcataccactaaaaaattattattgaactaccgcaccaatcccaaattacgttttgagctccttcttattatgagtgtgttagtctccctgtgtttaagatgtcggatgtccactaattaattgagttactgacaactcattttaattaatttcttagtccaagagtagtaccactcaaccttatcgtcatgtcggactaagtctacctgcagggtttaacatgacaatccttatgagctcctcttggggacattatcaacctagattactaggacacagtttccttctataatcaacaacacacactataagtaatatcatttcccaacttatcgggcctatgatttatcgagctaaatctcaccctttgataagtcaaagaaataaatactaaatatatgtgtttgttattatattaggattaagagcacacgcttccataataactaaggtcttgttcttttattaaatcagtataaaaagaacttaccttaaatggtcctactcaatacactcagagtgtactagtgtaatttatcagtcaagataaactaatacctaattacactacgactattccaatggtttgttcctttccatcctagtcgcgagctactgtttataatttataaggaactgataatatgatcttctgtgtgtgacaccacacaccatgttatctacaatataaattaattgaacaactacactaagcatataaatgtagacatttgaccaatgtgattctttatttctaaaataaatatttacaaaaaactatgcttttagtatacactcttaaCACCGGGCCGGATCTTCTGGTCCGTAATTTGTGGACCAGGAGATGGTCCACTGTTCGAGGACCATTGATTTGGATGGAGTCCACCTTTAAGTTTTAAGTTGGTAGGGTCTATCCAAATCAAGGGCCTACAATAatggaccatcccctggtccgcaaattgcggaccagaggatctgtcCTCCTCTAACACCCCCAATGTACCTGCACATGAGAGATAATCTCTCCATATGTATTTATTTACATCATCAATACATGTAAATCATAAACAAACTAATATGTCTTGAAATTTTTAATATGagactaaaatctcattcataattgaaagtttattttctctctcattatttcttcattcatatatatccaacaCTTTGTCTGTCTAAGATTATATTAAGAGTTATACTTATAAGATAGTCCATATGATATGAGGAGCTACGCTTCATAGCTTAGGCCAGATTTAGGTCTATTCGAATTTATACTGAGGGTtgcttttgaaagataatttatcTAAATACATATACTTTGACTTTAACCACGATCTCATCATGATTTTAACCATCATATCACTTTCAACTTTAATTATTACATCACCTTTATTATTAACTCTATATTACTTTCTCGACTACAGGCCGTATTAGTTATATTGCGTtaataacatgcaacatgcaaCATGCAACATGCAACATGCAACATGCGTGGTAAGCAAGCTCCCTCTTATACTACGAAGGAGTTCCTTTACTTTTTCATGAGCTGTGGCTCTTTATTTTGGGAGTCGCTCCttactttctttcctttttaaaaaattaaaataaattttttaacttttaattttaaaaatattaaaaataaaggaGTTGTAAGAAAATGCGAAACACAACAGTCTTATTGAGAGATTTTGTTTTTAgggattatttttaattttggtgTGACATTGTGGGAGTTCTCGGAAAAAATTTCTTTGCTAATGTGAGAGCTCTTATTGCTAATATGACAATAGTAGAGAAGCTTCTTCTCATAATTAGTGGGAGGAagttttttttatgtatttatatattttttttattttttaggagTAGCCCTCTAACCGTCTATTTGAAAAGACTAAGAATTAAATTCTTAATAGAATTGGAATTCAATTCCATTATTTGATATAAAATTTTGATATGGAATCACTCAAGAATTGAATTCTAATTTCATGAAATAGTGCAAAAGTAAATCAGATCAAAATCCATCTGATTTGGATAGGGAATTTACCCTGAAGAACTAGAATTACTTAAATGCTCCTTTTAAAACTCCTTTTTTTTCATTTGCCGACTGCTTGCTCCTGTGCGCCGTGTGCCAACTTCTTCCCGTACGCTGGATTGATCAAGAGTGGTATGCTAACACTCTCTTTGTTATTAAATGGTTAGTTATGAGGATAAAATGATAAATGTATaagaatggaattcaattcaaatagattccaaattaaggaattcaattcaattcttaTTCACTAATTCATTCCAAACAtaggaattgaattgaattcctgctgaaattcaattcctaatgaaattcaattcaatttcttTACTTAAATTGTTTCCAAATAGGATGTAAATATGTCCGGCTCATTGCTCTATATTTTTTGAAttctaatttttattaaaataattaaaattaaaggaATGGTAAAAGTGTTGGAttcggattttttttttatcgtgAGAGATgggtatgatttttttttaaaattttatttccacaGTTGGAGATACCCTTAGcaacttaaaataaaaatattttaaaataaaaaaaacagacgtcttttattatttttttaaattagataTCTTTTGACAATAACAGAAACAGgactgttttttatttttatcctttttccaatttatttttattatggcaaATAAGGTGCGTCATttgcaaaaacaaaaaacaaaaatgaCCCAACTTCGAGTTTGGAAATGAGTTCATGAGATCTCGCTTCTCTGATTTCATccgccttgtatttatcgattgaCGGCGATTACAAGAATTGCACGATTTGCTATGTAAATACAAATGCAACGAATCCTTTTGGCTTTGGATAATCCGATTCCGAATTCCGATCCAGTATTTGAGTGCTCCTTAGGATTGGGCGACATTCGCGAATCACAACTAGCATTCCCTCCCAATTCTCCTCTGGATCGGCCATGGCAGGCGCACAGTGCTGCGAGAACCCCCCGGCGTTGAGCTCTGCCTCTGGCCAAGGATCCGTCGTGGAGAGCATCGGCGGCCTCAAGGCTTACACTGCCGGCTCTTCCAATAGCAAGGCCGCCGTCGTTCTGGTCTCCGATGTTTACGGTATGTCTTCGCCCCTTTCTCTCTCTCGTCTTCTCGTTTTTAGGAAAGCTTTTTTTGTTGAATCTGTCAGATTCTCATGTGTTAATTAAGACTCCAACATGTAGAAGATTAGGAGGTCAACTCATAGTCTCTACCCTATATTGTAAGCACGACATTTCGTTAAAACCCCTAATGTGAACTAATTTATAACGTGGTAGACTGATAGGTAGGTAAACGGATCATTGAGAGGAGGTGACCTCATTTGTACATACGTATGCCTTATATGAGCTTCGTTGCTATAATGTTTTCACTACGTTTGTCTTGTATTAGAATGCCTTCCCTGAAAAATTTCATCTTTTTGCAGGGTATGAAGCACCGAACTTGAGGTATGTAGCAAAAATTTGTGTTACCAGCAAGCTAATAACAGTTAAAGAGGATTTTGTTACTAACAATTGCTTTCTCTAATAGAAGTGAGTTAGATCCTGAAGATTTTTGCACTTTTTGCCAATGTGTTCGAGTTCAAATCCATGTAATGACACTTTTTGTAGAGGGTTAACCTTATAGCTCCTTCCCAAATGGGCACATCCAATATCACTTAGGGAACCTTTTGTGGTGAAGATGAAAAAAATGGAAGAGATTTTGTTTCATTTAGTGTTTAAATTTATAGTTGTACCTTAGCATCATAAATATACTTTTTCTAAAAGGAGCATTTTTACACCTGCAACATTATCAGTCCATCTTGACCTGTCTCTGAATTCTCTGCCAATCATGGACCATTATCATCGCAACGGCTTTCTAATTCATTCAATCCATAAAGATTTCTGTACTCTATAGAGCCTACCCATTACTCAATCAGGATGATCCAAAATGTGAACTTGTCTCTATGGACTTGAATGTTGCACGTCAACAAGTCCACCACTTGGAAATGTTGTTGCCTGATAGGTGATTTAGCATTAGTGTAGATGATGATTTAGCAGGAATTAACTTGTCTAGAATTGGCATTGTTTGTTGACCAACAGCATTTTCTTGTTCATCGTTAATTATTGATGATGATTTGCTGCTCTGTTCATGAATAAAAGGTTCCACATTATTGTCAATGCTCTAAACTTTGCAAATTTAGTTTGTTCAAGTTGACATACATCTACTTCTGATTGAAGGAAACTAGCTGATAAAGTTGCAGCTGCTGGATTCTTTGTGGTAGTTCCTGACTTTTTCTATGGGGATCCCTATGCACCAAATCCTGAGAAACCTGTAATGATGTGGTTGGAAAATCATGGGACGGTATGTTGTTACTCCTTTTGGCGAAAAAAAAATATCTGTAACTTTTCTTTTACAAGTGAGATGGGATCCATGACAATCTCTCCATTGTATATTTAGTGTACAACATATTTCCATTTTTGTGTGTTTGGAGCTCATAGGCTTAAACAATAGTGATTACATAATAGAAGATATATGGTTATTGGATAAATGCACATATTCTATTTAGAAACACCTTGGTTTGATTACTAACAAGATGGCTATATGATTTATTATACGAAGAAATTTGCTGACTATTGGTCTGTATTTGTTACATGGTGAAATTCTTATCTGATTCAAGAGTTTGATAGTCCATCATATGTGCATATTATGTGGAAGCAACTTTCATCTTTATTGCTTGAGTTAAAAATTTGGATGATTAATTTCTCTTAACACACTTATCATGGCCTCTCCATTTGATAGCATTTTTTTCTTGCCTTTGCTAAGGATGTAAGTTTCGTTGTCATTCTCTTAAGCACTTTAGGTTAAAATATTCAAATTTCTTgaacatttattattattttctgtaCGATAGCTTTTTGATTCTGtgtctactattttttttttttttttttgaacatttATCAGTATTTCTGTGCGCTAGCTTTTTGGTTTCATGTCTACTATCTTAATTAGATAGCTTATCTTTAATGTAGCTATAATCAACTTTTAAGTCGTATAGGACAAAGGTTTTGAAGATGCAAAATCTGTAATTGAATATTTGAAAAGTAAAGGCATAGAGGCAATTGGGGCTGCTGGATTTTGCTGGGGTGGTAAGTTCTTTACCTCTACTTATTTCCTTAAATGCTACAAATCCTCGGTTCAACTTTTTTCGGATATCTTATCACTCATCAGGTAAAGTGGTCACTGAACTCGCAAAGACTGATTATGTCAAGGCCGTGGTAATGCTACACCCATCAATGGTTAAACTAGATGATATAACTGGTAACTAATCTGCTGCTTGCAATAGTACTAGTTAGTCAATTTGCAACTTGTAAGAGTGACTGAAGTGTCATCTGCATCATCTGCTGCACTTTATATGAATTTTACTTGCAACTAATATTGTAATGGAAATTATCACTGAAATTGCCTCCAGAGATAAAACGCCCCACGTCAATACTAGCAGCTGAGACTGACAGCATAACTCCAGCTGAACTAGTAAAGCAATTTGAGGAAATCCTATCCACAAAAACTGAGGTATGTCTCCTTTACTAGAAGTGTTTCAATAGTCCACTTTGGAGATCAAATTTGCACTTCCCAAATGGGACGAATATCCCTTTATCTGAAACATATTCCCTTTCACTCAATACATCCCCTTCTATGAAGCATGTTCCCTTTCACTCAATACTGGGTCTCGTGGAATTCCAAATGGGATGAATATTAGAGGTTAATTTCTGAATGTGTCTAAGTTGTGCTCCGGATTTACTCTGCTTCCCCCACTCTCTAAGTTAAAAGAATCGAGTAGAAGTGAATTTGAATTGAAAGTAGCTATATATTATAAACTAGTACCTTTAATTTGGAGATCTAAACTTTACATGCGATGAACTGGTTAGACAACAATTACTCGTATCACTATTTCATGGTATTGTTCTCAGGTGGACAGTTTCGTGAAGATTTTTGCTGGTGCTGCTCATGGATGGACTGTTCGATATgacaccaacaatgaagcagcaGTCGCAAAAGCTGAAGAAGCACACAAGGATTTAATGGATTGGTTTCACAAGTATCTCAAGTAAATGTTCCTTATCATCTCATTGGAAGCACTTATGAAACACATTTATTGTATTGATGCTACAAAATGACTGCTTAGTGTGAAAATTTGTAGTTTGGATTTCATGTGGCATGGATCGTAGGTGTTGTAAGCTTTCCTTGTGTTGGAGCTGCAGTAGTAGTGAATAAAGATGCTGTTATGAGATTAGTATTGTTGTCCTCAGTAGACAAGAAGCTCGCAGGCGCGCACCTTGTCCCCTTCTGGGCTGGTGCCGGTGATCAGTTCGCTGCCACGCTGCTTCCAAATAATAGGCATGGAATTGGGTTTGCAATTTTATTATATAGATActaggataaataaaaaaataaagaattaaaaaagaaaagaaaaaaggtttttaattcatcacgtagtttatttaatttaatataaattaatgcAGGTGATGCATTATTTATACAATTTTTATAAACCTAAAAGAACCTGAAAATAACCAGCCAACGATTCTCATCATAAGTTTTGGATGATCAGTAACCGCCCAAACTACCTGCGGTTCAAAGTCACATTCTCTCCCATGCTTTCCACTTTTCTGAATCCATGGCTTTCGCATCAGTGTCCTCCTCCTCCACCTTCAGCCGCCCCCCGCCGCcgcgtcctcctcctcctccttgcttcaCTCCTCCTTCACTTGCCTTTGCTCGGAGCAGCCACATAACTCTGCCTCGCTACAAGATCCCCCATGGGTTCTCGCGTTTCCACCATTCCTCCGCCAGCTCTTTCGCCGCCAGCACCTTGCCGCCGAGGTCCAAGGCGCCACGCAGAAAGCCAGAGctcacctcctcctccgccactgCCACCCCGCCATGCACCGAGTGCGGCAAGCGCTTCTCGTCCTGTAAGGCCCTGTTCGGCCACATGCGCTGCCACCCAGAGCGGCAGTGGCGCGGCATCAACCCACCGCTCCACCTCCGCCGCCCGCCCCCACACGACCAGTGCTTCACTGCCGAGGAGCACGAGGTCGCCTCAGTCCTCCTCTTGCTCTCCCGCGGCACTCCCAGAGACGCCACTCCCCTTTCTGCCATGGATGCGTTGGGAAGCAGTTGGAATCGGAACAACGTCTGCTCCAAAGGCTTCTCCTCCGATCAAGCAGTTGGCGGGCACAAGAGGAATCACCGGGAGAAGGATTACCAAGAACTAGAGGAACCTGCGCCGGACTGTTCCTCTACGAGGAGCTACATACTCGATCTCAACTTGCCGCCGCCGCCCGAAAGCACCGACGACCGAAGCCCGAACGCCGTCTTGAACCTGAGATTAGGCATCTAAACGCCTCTCCTCTCCTGGCCCCCTCTTCTTAATTTACTCAGTAACCTTTCAGATTCGACTTGAGTGTCTTTAGCATTCATTTCGAGGGTTGGTTCTATTCAAACATTCCTATTCATTCACTGTATTTAAGAATGAATTGTTGCGCAAAAGGATCGTCTCGTCTGAAATTTCATGCAACAACAAAATGAAAAAGAGCATATCGACTGGCAACCCCATCCATAGAGCACAGTCTTaatgaatgaaaatgaaaataaaaatgcaGCATACGCATCGCTGCGACAAACGAGCAAAACACTGAGCATATCAAACAGTTCATCAGATGAATTCCACAGGGCTGGTGTTGCTGAGGTATCGAAGAAAAGAGGCTGGAGCAGACCTGAACCTGCACTCTCTTGTACGAACAGCAATGAGAGGTCAGTAGAGACCGTTACAGAAGAGGCAGAATTTATCTGTCCGAGATAACAGCGTTATAACGTACCGGCTTGTCCGATTTAGAACGTAACGTTGTTATGATATCGATGTTTTTGATGATATTCGAAGAATATCCTCCTGCATATCTGATTTCACCCATTCCGCACAACCCTACCCAGATCTCCATGCCTTCACGTTCCAGGCTTCGAAATCTCTAGCCTACTCGCTTCTCTTCTATCACAGATCCCTGTTTGTCGGTTTAAACGAAACTTAGATCACGGCGGACTGTTATCTGTTCCCTCCAGAGAAAAAAGGTCAGATCTTTGCTCTTTTATTTTTGCTCTTTACCTTTTTGTTTGATTGAGTATGAGTAGAACTGTAAGTTTGACTCCATTTTGACGAGAAGCTGCATTAAGATTTCCCTCGACTCATGGTCTTCTTTTCCCTTTATTTTTTGTCGTGAAAGCCTTTCTCTTTACCTGAGCTAAGCTGCGAATTTGTGGGTATACTGTGAGAAAGACGAGAGTTTGTGTGCTTAGTTATTTGATGGGAGGGTTTTTTCAAAGGATCGAGTAAGCTTCGATCTTTGAAAGATTTTATTGTTCACCAAAACAATTTACAAAATATTGATTAATAGATAGTTACTTGCTGATTCCGTAGACACTAGAatatgaaactgtgtcctagcagCAGGAGTTGGTGCCTGAAATTTTGGTGACTTTAGCTTGAGACAGTATGTTGTGGTTAATCTTCTATAGTTGatagatttttaaaaactaattcaTGTGGCATTTTGTTTTCCCACTTTTTTTGGGATGCATTTTCTTTGAGTTTGTTAAGGATCCAAACAATACATTTCA from Zingiber officinale cultivar Zhangliang chromosome 4B, Zo_v1.1, whole genome shotgun sequence includes:
- the LOC121975353 gene encoding endo-1,3;1,4-beta-D-glucanase-like, with the protein product MAGAQCCENPPALSSASGQGSVVESIGGLKAYTAGSSNSKAAVVLVSDVYGYEAPNLRKLADKVAAAGFFVVVPDFFYGDPYAPNPEKPVMMWLENHGTDKGFEDAKSVIEYLKSKGIEAIGAAGFCWGGKVVTELAKTDYVKAVVMLHPSMVKLDDITEIKRPTSILAAETDSITPAELVKQFEEILSTKTEVDSFVKIFAGAAHGWTVRYDTNNEAAVAKAEEAHKDLMDWFHKYLK
- the LOC121977662 gene encoding zinc finger protein ZAT3-like — translated: MAFASVSSSSTFSRPPPPRPPPPPCFTPPSLAFARSSHITLPRYKIPHGFSRFHHSSASSFAASTLPPRSKAPRRKPELTSSSATATPPCTECGKRFSSCKALFGHMRCHPERQWRGINPPLHLRRPPPHDQCFTAEEHEVASVLLLLSRGTPRDATPLSAMDALGSSWNRNNVCSKGFSSDQAVGGHKRNHREKDYQELEEPAPDCSSTRSYILDLNLPPPPESTDDRSPNAVLNLRLGI